Part of the Periophthalmus magnuspinnatus isolate fPerMag1 chromosome 23, fPerMag1.2.pri, whole genome shotgun sequence genome, CAAAGTAAATGCCTTTTTTATGAAACTCAGGAGTTAAATCCAGATTTTGAACCGTTTACATTTGACAAAGGGCTGCACTTCCACTTTGAGAAAAAACAGAGGCTTTGACGTAAAGTTTAATGTTTTCACCTGAAAACGATTTGTGCAAATGTATcagacaaaataaatgaatgtttatGTTTCCACAGACTGAACTCGTCTGTGGAAACAGGTTTGAGTTTTATAAATCGACACTGggagtttgttttttacttttgttcatgTGACTCGTTTATCGATATTTAAACGGCCTGTGATAGTGTTTTGTTAGATTTTTACTTCATATTTTGTAcgtttacattttctttacagtGATCAGATTTTagtaaatgtctaaatgtgttttttatataatttaaatcCTCACAAAAAGGTGACGACAAAcattgaaatattaaaacaaattgcaaGTAAACGTGTCATTAGTTTGTTTCTCTTCACTTTTAAaatcacacagtgacattttTACTTGTAGTACTGCATTTTATTGAATAGAATAAATCAATCTTTCCTCGTTTACCAAAAAATAAGAGGGTTTGACATTCCCAAATATAAAGACGTGAGATAATGAGTTTAATGATGTAGCTGCCTGAAAGTGACACATTAGTTTAACActttaaagaaagaaaagcaaCAAAAACCATCCTGATCATTTGCCCCGGTGGCGTTTGtgtaaaagtgaaactaaaaaagCAGAACTAGGAGGAAACATTCTGAAAAGgtgcattttatttaataactTTTAGACTATTATCATTATCTACCAACTTCCAAgtgtaaaaatatacatttaataacCGTTTATGCATTTTACGTTAAACATCTTTTGGAAACACGAGCAGAGAACGTCGGAGGACACGTTTGTTAGACGATGACACAAAACAACCTTTAATTGCATAAGTTAAACTAAACTCTGTCTACAAAAGTCTGCGTGATACGACAGTACTAGAGAAGTTCAAGTAGCACCTACAGAACCTTTGAGCTCGACACGGGAACGGAagaaaaaagaaccaaaacatcTGAGCAAAGTTAAGACGAATCATCGTtggagcgaagacgtttggctCGTCCacgtttacagatttaaacttcatcttttactGAGGATTACACCAACAATAATTCattagaacaaacaaaaatgtgtctgaAGTTGCTGGTTATGAGATGCATAAACCGTGAATCAAATCTGTTTAAAAGGCAAGACGTTTGGCACCGCTGAGGTGTGTCCTGCAACGACCGGCTCTTTGCACGAGCCGCCCGTCCCCACGGCTCTTTGCACGAGCCGCCCGTCCCCACGGctcttttaaaataactcttttaACGGCTTAAAATAGCTCGTCCGTCTCGTTCATTCTCTGAGTCTGaaataaatgatttaaacatgAGACGAGGTGCAGAGGACCGTGACCACGAGGTCAGAGCTTAACCGCAGGAAACGTGTTTGTAAAAGCGgcgtttgtgtctcagtgctaatgctaacgttaatgctaatgctaacttaaaCCTAATCCAAAGCAgaacacaaaacaactttatgaaTCTACATTTAATGACGAGTCGGGTGTTTTCCGTGCAAAAACATTCAGATTGTTTCTATTTTAACActgattcattttaatttcatttagcattagcattagcattaaatTAGCTTTAAGACACAAATACTTTTCTAAACCCGCGTCTTCCGTTTAAGCGTTTACATCGTGGGTCTGATTCTCTGTATCTGTCCGCTGCCTCGTGTTTggatattcatttattttagcaaAACTCGGCTCATTTCCAAAACACAGTGACCAGAGCTGGACACGTGGCTCCGTCGCCGGCTCTTTGTGAGAGCCGGATCAGTCCAAACGGCTCAGTCCAAACGGCTCCGTGCGAAGGGCCCGTTCGGAGCATAAATAAAACGTTTAATAATCTTCTAAAAACACATGGAAGTCTTTGTTTCGTCGTATTGCACGTCCTAaagaagagtgagggaggaacacgccgccgccgccgccgccgccgccgccgccgccgccgccgccgccgccgctctgTGTAAACGGTCATCTCCAACATTTCAAGTATCTGCAGGACGGCGTCTCGGTCAGGGGGCGGCGCTGTCGGTCACTCCAGTGTGTAGTGTCCCGGCGTACGGAGAGGACTCTGCTTTTGGACAGTGAGCGCGAAGTGATGACCCCTGTGGACACCAGTCCCACCGcagagactgtccagagaccagagactgtccagagactgtccagagactgtccagagCCCAGagagactgtccagagaccagagactgtccagagactgtccagagactgtccagagaccagagactgtccagagactgtccagagaccagagactgtccagagactgtccagagaccagagactgtccagagactgtccagagactAGAGACtgaacagagaccagagactgtccagagactgtccagagaccagagactgtccagagaccagagactgtccagagactgtccagagactgtccagagaccagagactgtccagagactgtccagagaccagagactgtccagagactgtccagagactgtccagagactgtccagtgaccagagactgtccagagactgagactgtccagagaccagagactgtccagagaccagagactgtccagagaccagagactgtccagagactAGAGACtgaacagagaccagagactgtccagagaccagagactgtccagagactgAGACtgaacagagaccagagactgtccagagactgtccagagaccagagactgtccagagaccagagactgtccagagactgtccagagactgtccagagaccagagactgtccagagactgtccagagaccagagactgtccagagactgtccagagactgtccagagactgtccagtgaccagagactgtccagagactgagactgtccagagaccagagactgtccagagaccagagactgtccagagaccagagactgtccagagactgtccagagactgtccagagaccagagactgtccagagactAGAGACtgaacagagaccagagactgtccagagaccagagactgtccagagactgAGACtgaacagagaccagagactgtccagagactgtccagagactgtccagagaccagagactgtccagagactgtccagagactgTCCGGAGACTGTCCGgagactgtccagagactgtccagagaccagagactgtccagagactgtccagagactgtccagagactgtccaaagaccagagactgtccagagaccagagactgtccagagactgTCCGGAGaccagagactgtccagagactgtccagagactgtccaaagaccagagactgtccagagaccagagactgtccagagactgtccagagactgtccaaagaccagagactgtccagagaccagagactgtccagagactgtccggagactgtccagagaccagagactgtcCAAAGCccagagactgtccagagactgtccagagactAGAGCCTGACCGGAGCCTGAGAGACACTTTAAGACTTGAAGACGTGCACGGCCCTGACCACGTACTGGCGGCAGATGGGACACTCGCTCATCCTCTTCCCGCACTTGGTGCAGGTGACCATGTGACCACACTCCAGCAGGACGCAGTCGATGATGGCGTCCATGCAGATACGGCACAGGTTCTCGTCCAGAGACAACTGCGACTTCACGCCATCTGTCCAACGAGACGAGACACATTTTTATCGAGACAAAGACGACTCAgagttttaacacaaaatacaacagaaatatttGATCAACTGGACAATGGCCTAAAACACGAGGACAAGTATAATTTTAAGCATCATGCATTTCAGCAGCACAAGAACAAGCATCAgcgtcaaaacaaaaacaacagcaaaacaaaaacttcaTGTTAAGATTCTGAGAATTTTAAGGGCAAAGGGCAGGTCCAACATGATGGACAGAGTGGACACATCATGTACAGACGtaacttatttttaaaactcTTCTAcgttcaataaataaaatgtagttgtTTCCAGCGTCGTGTGATCAGCTGATTTGTCTTCTGTCTGGATCTTCTGACCCAGAGACACATGTGACCACACGTCTGACACGCCTGTTTATCGTCCAAACAGGAGACAGACCAGAGACACACGATGGATGTGACTTTAATGTGGTAGTGGACACATGCAGTTGGACACGTGCAGTTGGACACATGCAGTTGGACACATGACACATGCAGTTGGACACATGCAGTTGGACACATGACACATACAGTTGGACACATGCAGTTGGACACATGCAGTTGGACACATGACACATACAGTTGGACACATGCAGCTGTGACGTGGCCATAAATCGGtctcacctctgacctctctgttGCTCTCGGGACGAGGGAATGAAACcacttcataaaataaataatataaacatttattagtttattagaaACAAGAGACAGACGGGTCCTAAACCAGAGACGAGAGACAGACGGGTCCTAAACCAGAGACGAGAGACAGACGGGTCCTAAACCAGAGACGAGAGACAGACGGGTCTTCAATCGTCTCATTCTAAATTCCACACAGTTTTATTCCAGAACACTCATAATCAGACCCAGACCCATCACATCTGACCccctctctgaccctctgaccctctgacccctctgtgaccctctgacccctctgaccccctgaccctctgaccctctgcacaGGTCGTGTCCAGTGGCTTTTCCTGCAGTAACtatttaaaagcataaaatgtaAACTGACCAAATACAAGTGTAAGTGTAAAGACACTGCCCCGAGgagaaaaacataaattcatttatttgtaatttttcaATGAAATCAAAGTATTTCCTCTAAACTCTGTCGGTGAGAACAGCCATGTGATTATTTCTGATCAGAGCCTAAACCTCTGAGTCTGATTTAAAGATACAGTTTGGACTAAAGTCTCACCTGCTGTGATGCTCACGTTCTCCACTGAAACAGACACAACAGAATCAGACACAGAAACATAAATGTGATTCTTCCACAGACTCAGGACTCACTCGACTTCCTGTTCTGCTCGTTTTCTCTGTAGAGTCGATGCACTCGCTCCAGCAGCTCCCACTTCTCACAGCAGCCAGAGTAATTCACAAAGTTTCTGGCCAGAATCTCCTTCAGCTGCCGCACAGACAGGTTCTCGATGGcctcctcagtgtccaggtcaGACAGAGACGCTCGGATCCTCCTCTGAGTGGCCGGACTCACCTGCAGCTCAGGGACAGCAGAGGTCAGACACGTGAACAGCAGAGGTCAGACACGTGAACAGCAGAGGTCAGACACGTGAACAGCAGAGGTCAGACACGTGAACAGCAGAGGTCAGACACGTGAACAGCAGAGGTCAGACACGTGAACAGCAGAGGTCAGACacttttacacaaaaacatggaaatgaaatgggcccaaaccaggaccagaccaggactcatTCTACAGTAGaacaaaccaggtccaaaccagcgTGAGCTTCAACACTTTCACTTTATTAATAAACCACTGAATACGACTCTCCAGGCCATGTCCTAATTTTAGAAtcgttcatattttaaaaagacgTTAATATCAGCGGTTCTGGTCATAGATTAAAGAAGTATGAAGCATCAATggtagaaaaatgtaaaatatgaacaaatcaAAGAGCAAAGCTTCAGAAAACAAGTTCAAATGTCTCACCTCCATCAGGTTTTCAGTGGGATCCAAGTTTAGAAGTGACGCTGTTGTAGTTTCCTCGTGCTCCTGAgataaacaaacaggaaatgagcTGGTTTCAATGTGAAGACTGAACAGTGAACAGTGAACAGCACACTGAATATCACACTGTTAACAAAATGGAACAGGTTTGAACAGAAGAATAACACAcgagatttttgttattattattattataaatatgcACAAAAGGCACATAAATGGAAGGCCCTGAAATATCCAAAACGACTCTTTTTATTTCAGCTGTAGATCCCCTCGTTCTTTTAGCTGCTTGGCTAAAAATAGAGTTGTCCAGGTcaaagaaatataaatatatatgtgtctCTGCTGGacaaaacagagcagagctgtcaATCACCCGCTCTCCCCCAGAGCCGATATGTGAATAATATATGACCCAGACCTTTACTGAAGCCACCAGAGACCAGCAGAAGAGCTACAACCGAAGAGCTACAACCGAAGAGCTACGGCCGAAGAGCTACGGCCGAAGAGCTACAGCCGAAGAGCTACAGCCACAGAGCTACAACCGAAGAGCTACAACCGAAGAGCTACAGCCACAGATCTACAACCGAAGAGCTACAGCCGAAGAGCTACAGCAGAAGAGCTACAGCCGAAGAGCTACAACCGAAGAGCTACAGCCGAAGAGCTACAGCCACAGAGCTACAGCCACAGAGCTACAACCGAAGAGCTACACCCGAAGAGCTACAGCCACAGAGCTACAACTGAAGAGCTACAGCCGAAGAGCTACAGCCGAAGAGCTACAACCGAAGAGCTACAGCTGAAGAGGTAAATGTTCTTCATACACTACTCCATAAGAGTGTCAGTGTGtatctcagtgtgtgtgtgtgtctcatttGATTCAAACCTAAAAATCAGCCCTTTAAATAAGAAtggtgtttttaatcatttattttcatttgatttatgcCTGTAATCCTCTGAGAACGCGCCCGACGCAGATCCGCGCCTGGACCTGGAGCTCTGATCCTGGTTCATTGTGACTCAGATAAACGAGGtttatctctttattttctgaaGATGAAACATAAACACAGATCTGAGAATCTGCATCTTAACGGGAAAAACATATGAATGAACTGATAAAGTGAtatgataattattattattattattattattattattattattattattatcatcatatattttttcatttgcataaaTCTCTGATCTGTGACTCTGACTCGGGTCTGAACCTGTGGACGTTACATAACTGTCCACCGGCCTAAAAAAGACCAAGGGCTTAAGCTGCTCTGAGgatacacacaaaacaacacaacactacacacaggcacatgtcacacaaaacacaggcacatgtcacacacacacaagcacatgtcacacacacaacacaacacacaagaacaaGTCACACACGAGCACGtctcacacacaggacacacacacacagagaagtgTGTGATATGTTTTGGACATTGGCgtctcactccacacacacgaTCCATACACATGATCCACACACAAGATCCACATACAATTCACACACAATctacacctgacacacacctgacacactcTGCAGACGGGTTCACTgtagaaatgtgtttttctctagtttctgtgtgttcatgttttgttcatgtttgtttcatgtttttcttgtatCGACGGCACAGAGGACGATGGTCCAGTCACATGACACGTCCAACTGCACCGTTATGACATCACCATGACGGcccacactgatacacacacacacacacccccacacaccccccacacacacccccacaccccgccccccacccccacacacacactctctctcacacacacacacacctggctgCTGCTGCCTGAGCTCTGACTCGGGCTCAGAGCGTCTCCCTGAGAGGCAGACAGGACCGACAGTTGTGAGGCGGAGTGGGAGGCGGAGGGAGGGGAGGCCTGGGCGGGGGAGTGCAGACTGTCTGAATCTTCGTCTCCGtcgtctctgtcctcgtctTCATCgggcccctcctcttcctcctcctcctcctcctcctcgtcccgcTCCAGCACCGCGCCGGGGCTGACGCCGGGGCCCCGGTGACACAGCACCAGGTCCACCAGGTCCTCCTTCTCGCGGCAGGTGTCTGTGGGGATGTTGCGGAGGAGGAGGTACTGACGGAGGTCCTTGACGCGGAGCTGCATGAGGCGCGCTCTCTGGAAGGCggtgctccgcagcaggtggcaGGTGGTGCAGCAGCGAAGGTTCTCCATCAGCACAGAGCACAGGCCACAGAAACTCTTCTTACAGTCGCAGCAGATGTGCTGAGAACAGAAGGAAGCAAgtcatcagtgtgtgtgtgtgtgtgtgtgtgtgtgtgtgctgagaaCAGAAGGAAGCAAgtcatcagtgt contains:
- the rnf34b gene encoding E3 ubiquitin-protein ligase RNF34 codes for the protein MKAGASSMWASCCGLLNEVMGTGAVRTPQPAFGAGAGPFRFAPSAGYSTYPPTGSGSAGQLCKACGLAFSVFRRKHICCDCKKSFCGLCSVLMENLRCCTTCHLLRSTAFQRARLMQLRVKDLRQYLLLRNIPTDTCREKEDLVDLVLCHRGPGVSPGAVLERDEEEEEEEEEEGPDEDEDRDDGDEDSDSLHSPAQASPPSASHSASQLSVLSASQGDALSPSQSSGSSSQEHEETTTASLLNLDPTENLMEVSPATQRRIRASLSDLDTEEAIENLSVRQLKEILARNFVNYSGCCEKWELLERVHRLYRENEQNRKSMENVSITAVVSFPRPESNREVRDGVKSQLSLDENLCRICMDAIIDCVLLECGHMVTCTKCGKRMSECPICRQYVVRAVHVFKS